One genomic window of Monodelphis domestica isolate mMonDom1 chromosome 1, mMonDom1.pri, whole genome shotgun sequence includes the following:
- the LOC100028329 gene encoding olfactory receptor 4F3/4F16/4F29-like, whose amino-acid sequence MDVRNQYIVSEFVLMGFTNFWAMQLFFFVYSSVLFLAIILGNSLIVLMVAFDSHLQSPMYFFLAQLSFIDMIDSCMVTPKMLADIFRKHKLISFGGCVSQIFFIHAVGATEMVLLLAMAFDRYIAICKPLHYLTIMNLRVCISIVVTFWTIGISHSFIQLAFVIKLPFCGPNKIDSFYCDLPCFISLACTDTYRLQFLVTATSGFISLGVFFILIISYFVILISVRQHSSGGSTMALSTLSAHIAVVILFFGPCIFDYVWPFPRWPVDKYLALFDSILTPFLNPIIYTLRNKEMKVAMKKVGEQLLVVKRGEHEILYQSCDPTQDTFLL is encoded by the exons ATGGATGTAAGAAATCAGTATATAGTTTCTGAATTTGTGTTGATGGGATTCACCAATTTTTGGGCGATGCAACTCTTTTTCTTTGTGTACTCCTCTGTGTTGTTTTTGGCAATTATACTGGGAAACAGCTTGATTGTACTTATGGTGGCCTTTGACTCTCACTTACAATCCCCCATGTACTTCTTCCTGGCCCAACTCTCTTTCATTGATATGATTGATTCCTGCATGGTGACGCCCAAGATGCTTGCTGACATTTTTAGGAAGCATAAACTCATTTCCTTTGGAGGCTGTGTTTCTCAGATCTTCTTTATTCATGCTGTTGGGGCTACTGAAATGGTGCTTCTCCTAGCCATGGCTTTTGACCGCTATATTGCAATATGTAAGCCCCTCCATTACCTGACTATTATGAACCTAAGAGTGTGCATATCTATTGTGGTCACATTCTGGACGATTGGAATTTCCCACTCCTTCATCCAATTGGCTTTTGTGATAAAGTTGCCCTTCTGTGGCCCTAACAAAATAGACAGCTTTTACTGTGATCTTCCATGCTTCATTAGTCTTGCCTGCACAGACACTTACAGACTGCAGTTCTTGGTTACTGCCACTAGTGGATTTATCTCTCTGGGAGTCTTTTTCATTTTGATCATTTCATACTTTGTCATCCTGATCAGTGTCAGGCAGCACTCTTCTGGGGGTTCAACAATGGCCCTCTCCACACTGTCAGCTCACATTGCAGTGGTGATTTTGTTCTTTGGTCCGTGTATCTTTGACTATGTGTGGCCATTTCCCAGATGGCCAGTAGACAAATACCTTGCCCTTTTTGACTCAATTTTAACTCCTTTTCTGAATCCCATCATCTACACATTAAGGAATAAAGAGATGAAAGTGGCCATGAAGAAA GTAGGGGAACAACTGTTGGTTGTGAAGCGAGGAGAGCATGAGATTCTATATCAGTCATGTGATCCTACACAAGACACTTTTCTCCTGTGA